TGCGCGCCCTCGCCGTCGGGCAGGATGAGCTGGCGGCGGGGGTAGGGCATCTCGATGCCCTCCTTGGCGAAGCGGCGGTGCAGCCGCTTGACGAACTCGTGCTTCAGGCGGAACTGGTCGCCGAACTCGTCGGTCCGCAGGATCACGGTGAAGCCGATCGAGGAGTCGCCGAAGGTGTGGAACCGCACCAGCGTCTCGCTGTCCTTCACCCCGCCCTGGACCTCGTTCATGACCTCCTGGCCGACCTCCACGACCACGTTCTCCACGCGCTCCAGATCGCTCTCGTAGGCCACGCGCGCCTGGATCAGCAGCGACATGTCCTCGGCGGGGCGGTGGTAGTTGGTGAGTATCGTGTCGGAGAACCGCTGGTTCGGGATGACCTCGATGTTGTCCGACAGCGTCCGGATGGAGGTGTTGCGCCAGTTGATGTCGACGACGTACCCCTCCTGGCCGCTGCTGAGCTTGATGTAGTCGCCGGGCTCGATCGTCTTGGACGCCAGGACGTGCACGCCCGCGAAGAGGTTGGCCAGCGTGTCCTGGAGGGCGAGGGCGACCGCGAGACCGCCGACGCCGAGCGCGCCGAGCAGCGGCGAGATCGAGATCCCGAGGCTCTGCAGCATCACCAGGACGCCGACACCGATCACGAGGACCCGGGTGATGTTCGCGAAGATCGTCACATTTCCGGCGACACCCTGCCGGACCATCGCGATCGAGGTGACCGAGCCCGCGATCAGGCGGGCCAGCGCCAGCGAGACGATGAGGATGGCGGCGGCCGTGAGCGCCTTGGCGATCACGGCGAGCGTGCCGCCCGGCAGTTCCAGCGCCCTTGCCGCGCCCCACAGGCCGAGCAGCACCGAGACGGGCACCGCCAGGTCCTTGATCAGGCGGGCGGCCAGGTCGTCCCACGTCCACCGCGTGTCGCCCGCCCGCTTGAACAGCCGGCCGGTGAGCAGCCGCAGCACCACCGCGATCCCCACCGCGAGCACCAGCACGGCGGCGGCGCCCACTATTCGATGCCAGCTCAGATCGCCCAGGTCAGCCATGACGCTGAAGATTCCTCCTCTGTCCGGGGAGGCACGGCGCCGCCCGCTGAAATATCCGTTTTGCGTGTTACGAGTCCCTGATCGTAGTGAAGACCGGAGGCACTGCGAGGCACATCACGGCACATCTGGCTCCGGGGACCGGCGACCTGCCGGTTACGATCGATCGAGTGGTAGGCGTGGGAATGATGCGACGGCTCGGGGTCACGGCGCTGGGATTGCGGAACGGCCCCCACCGGGTGACGGTCGAACGCGACCTGGAGGTTCCGGCGGCCGACGGCGTGACGCTGCTGGCCGACCGGTACTCGCCCGCCGACGTCGAGAAGGCGCCGACGGTGCTGGTCCGCTCGCCCTACGGCCGGCGCGGGCCGTTCGGTCTCA
The sequence above is a segment of the Actinomadura coerulea genome. Coding sequences within it:
- a CDS encoding mechanosensitive ion channel family protein, yielding MADLGDLSWHRIVGAAAVLVLAVGIAVVLRLLTGRLFKRAGDTRWTWDDLAARLIKDLAVPVSVLLGLWGAARALELPGGTLAVIAKALTAAAILIVSLALARLIAGSVTSIAMVRQGVAGNVTIFANITRVLVIGVGVLVMLQSLGISISPLLGALGVGGLAVALALQDTLANLFAGVHVLASKTIEPGDYIKLSSGQEGYVVDINWRNTSIRTLSDNIEVIPNQRFSDTILTNYHRPAEDMSLLIQARVAYESDLERVENVVVEVGQEVMNEVQGGVKDSETLVRFHTFGDSSIGFTVILRTDEFGDQFRLKHEFVKRLHRRFAKEGIEMPYPRRQLILPDGEGAHGLVSG